The genome window GGGACTAATTCTCTTATGTCCAGCTTTGCCGCGATGATCGTTGCGGTAGCTCGATGAAAAATGGGACCTTTATTTTCTACAAATATTTTTATAATTTTACTTGAAAATTTCTTTTCGTGAATTAAAAATGAACCTTTGGGAGCAAAAATTATTTGTGTGAGGGTCGCTAAGGGCGATACCTCTGGCGAGACTATCATGCGCCTCAAAGCCGCAATCGACGATATATCGGATTTTCCTCGCAAATGCGTCAAAGCGGCTATGGGCGGTAAGTCGAGAATCGAAGAATTCACATGATCGCTTGCTTGACTGCGTTCGATTTGCAAAAGGGCCCTATCTCCAGTGATGCGGAAAGCTGCGGCTTGCAAACCCAAATAGTTCTCGGTGACATCCGCCAGATACGTCGGATACTTCAGATAGACGCCGGCGAAGAGCTCAAGCACCGTCAGGTTTCTGCCGCGGTGTTTTTGTGTCCGGTCGTCGGTCAGCCCCCATCCGGCATAGAAGGGGGTTCCGAGGGTCGTTACTGTCAGCCCGCGCAACAGCGCTTCGAGACCCGATAGGGAGGACAGCGTGTAGACGTGATCGACCGTTTCGAGCATGTCGATAAGCGGTCCGTCGGGCGAGACGATCCGTGCGAATTTCTCGATCCGCTCGGCCTTGAACTTGCTGCGCTGGTAGCCGTGATAGATATCCGGATGCGGACGATAGAGGATTTCCGCGTCCGGGTTTTCCAGCTTTGCCAGACGCACGATGTCGCCCATGCGCCAGCCCGCCGAATTCCCCATGCGCACGGCCGCATCATTGTCGACCTGGCCGAGCACCAGGACGCGCCGGCGCGTCTTGACCGAGAAATGTCGCGCCGGGTCGCCGACATCCGGCAGGTTGTATTTCGACAGCCGCTTCTCGATCAGCAGGTCGAGCGCCGAGCGCGCGTTCTCCATAAGGGCCGTGTCGCCGGCGAAATCGTGGCTTGCAAGAATGTCGGCAAGGTCGTTGGGCTCGCCGGCGTTGTAGTAGAGCCCCTTGCTGTCGAAAACCAGTGAGTAGGGTGTCGCGTGGCTTGCGCCGAGCTCGGCCGAGCGCAGGAACCCGTCCTCCACGCGAATGAGCGGGATTCCTTTCTTACGGGCAAAGCGGGCGAGCCAGCCCGGGTCGGTGTAGCCCCAGACGTAGATACGACTTGGCGCCGGCTGCATGGTCTTGGCCGCGCGCCATGCGTCCCATCCGAGAAACTTGCGGGGCGCGAAGGCAATGCGTACGTCCGGGCAGTAGTCGGCCATGAAGCCGTACTTCCAGGCGTTGAAGCCGAAGGCCAGGGCGAGCGGCGCCTCGGGCGTCTTGCGCCAGGCGCGGCCGACCAGATGAAACGCCTCGACACCTGTCGGCGCGTCCGGCAGGGCCGGGGCATAGTGGACCTCATAGGGATACTTGTCGCCGGTCGGGACCTTTCGGTCGAAGAAGGCGAGCGCGCGGTCGTTCAACCCGCTGAGGATCGAGCGGGGTGTCGGCTTCTGGGTAACCCGGTCAAGGGTACTCCCTACAAGTCGTGTCGACTTGCGAAGTACCTTCTCGAGAGACGGCAGGACCCGGACGCGCATAAATGCTCTCTTTTCGTTGTGTTGTCGTGGAAATGGGACAGCTGGTCTCAGCCGAGGTCCGTTTCGCTCAGGCGTTCACCGGCCTCGATGTCACGGGTGGCCGCACATCCGAGAAGCGTCTCGAAGTGGCGTGGCGCCAGGCTGTAGCCGGGCCGGCATATCTTGAGGTTGTCGCGGCTGAAAACCGTGCCTTTCGCGATGTCCCGGCTCGGATAGATCGACTGGCGGAACGGGCGCGATCCGTCCTCGTTCTTCGTTCCGCCATAGCGGACCTCGCCGGAGGCGCGCCAGGCGCGGGTGGTTTCTTCCTTCAGCAGGCGCATTTCCCAGGGTTCGAGGGAAAACGACGAGTCCACCCCACCGTCGGCCCTGTCGAGAGTGAAGTGCTTCTCGATCACGGTGGCGCCATGCACCACCGAGGCGACCGCGACGCCGGTGCCCGGCGTATGGTCCGACAGGCCCACCTGCACGCCGAAACGCCGCGCCATGTCGGGGATCGTCAGCAGGTTGGCGTCCGAGGCATTGGCCGGATACTGGCTGGTGCACTTGAGGAGCACGATGTCGCGCGCGCCCGCATCGCGCGCGATGGCCACGGCCTCGCCGATCTCCGCCTCGCTCGCCATGCCGGTGGACATGATCATCGGCTTGCCCGTGCGCGCGGCCCTGGCGATCAGCGGCAGATGCGTCATCTCGAAGGACGCGATCTTGAACATCGGCACGCCGAGGCTGTCGAGGAAGTCGACCGCGCTTTCATCGAACGGCGTGGAAAAGGCGAGAACGCCGAACTCGGCCGCCGCCGCGAAGAGATCCGCGTGCCAGTCCCAGGGCGTATGCGCTTCCTTGTAAAGGTCGTGGAGCTGCCGGCCGTTCCACAGGCTCTTCGGATCGTCGATCATGAAATCGGGCAACCGGCTGTCCAGCGTGATCGTGTCGGCCGTGTAGGTCTGGAACTTCAGACAGTCGACGCCGCATTGCGCCGCCTGCCGCACGATCTCGAGCGCGCGCTCCTTGGATCCGTTGTGGTTGCCCGACATTTCCGCGATGACGAAAGGCTCGGCATCCTGTCCGATGACACGGTCTCCGATCCTGATCGGCTGGGCCATTTCTACTCTCGCTCACTGCGTTGGGATGTTTCAACCGGGGACCAGAAGAACAGGTCCGGCGCAAAGGGACGATAGCCTGCCTTTGCGAAGAGGCTATGCGATGCCGTATTTCCTGGCAAGATACGGGCTATCTGGATTTCCCCGTCGTGCACATGCTGGAGTTCGCGCAGTGCGCGCAGTGCCACGCCGCATCCGTGAAACTCCGGCGCGGTCACGATTGAGACTTCGCGGCACCGGTCTGGAGCAACTCCGGGCGGAGACGGGCAACCGCTCTTGTCGAGACGCACGAGCCCGGCGGCAATGCCGTCCGTTTCTGCGATGTAGA of Stappia sp. ES.058 contains these proteins:
- the pseI gene encoding pseudaminic acid synthase — encoded protein: MAQPIRIGDRVIGQDAEPFVIAEMSGNHNGSKERALEIVRQAAQCGVDCLKFQTYTADTITLDSRLPDFMIDDPKSLWNGRQLHDLYKEAHTPWDWHADLFAAAAEFGVLAFSTPFDESAVDFLDSLGVPMFKIASFEMTHLPLIARAARTGKPMIMSTGMASEAEIGEAVAIARDAGARDIVLLKCTSQYPANASDANLLTIPDMARRFGVQVGLSDHTPGTGVAVASVVHGATVIEKHFTLDRADGGVDSSFSLEPWEMRLLKEETTRAWRASGEVRYGGTKNEDGSRPFRQSIYPSRDIAKGTVFSRDNLKICRPGYSLAPRHFETLLGCAATRDIEAGERLSETDLG